One Actinomycetota bacterium DNA segment encodes these proteins:
- a CDS encoding cellulase family glycosylhydrolase has product MTYRRVGSMALLVCLLALWVAPVSAPATTTTLRVQKGKLLDAEDRDVILRGIAMINKASPYLPNFGAQDFALVRSWGMNSIRLGTSWRAIEPTKGEYDTGYLDRLAGFARAATDAGLYVIVDMHQDLWGGPWGNGAPDWATDETCPHVDSASYTGAWATNYLSPAVMCAFTNFWTSAELQDHYTKVWREVASRMADNPMVIGYDLMNEPYQGFIPPGVFETQFLYPSQSRWLKSARELDPKAIGFLEAPNYKNVHMPTVPAIDTPPNAVYAPHLYGFWDEIPGQGEQARGDLASANFRYSVVEAHVMGLPMWLGEFGIVHDAPGAAGFLRTVYDLADEAWAGTAYWEYSPGNSYSPIDRDRDPRATLIEIARPYPVAVPELTEFHFDAATAVFEATWTGSGDAVFAVPHMWYPDGPQVDIDGGSWAWNPTTAELTVTGGAGLTVKPA; this is encoded by the coding sequence ATGACGTACCGCCGTGTTGGATCCATGGCTCTTCTGGTTTGTCTGCTGGCGCTCTGGGTGGCTCCGGTTTCCGCGCCGGCCACGACCACCACCCTGCGTGTCCAGAAAGGCAAGCTGCTCGACGCCGAAGACAGGGACGTGATCTTGCGCGGCATCGCCATGATCAACAAGGCATCTCCCTACCTGCCGAACTTCGGCGCGCAGGACTTCGCGCTCGTGCGGTCGTGGGGCATGAACTCGATTCGGTTGGGAACTTCCTGGCGAGCCATCGAGCCGACCAAGGGCGAGTACGACACCGGATACTTGGACCGGCTCGCAGGCTTCGCGCGCGCCGCGACCGATGCCGGCCTCTACGTGATCGTAGACATGCACCAAGACCTTTGGGGGGGCCCGTGGGGCAACGGAGCCCCGGATTGGGCAACCGACGAAACGTGTCCGCACGTGGATTCCGCGTCCTACACCGGCGCCTGGGCCACCAACTACTTGTCCCCCGCGGTGATGTGCGCCTTCACCAACTTCTGGACGTCCGCGGAATTGCAGGATCACTACACCAAAGTTTGGCGCGAGGTCGCATCGCGCATGGCCGACAACCCCATGGTGATCGGCTACGACTTGATGAACGAGCCGTACCAAGGCTTCATCCCGCCGGGTGTATTCGAGACGCAGTTCCTGTACCCATCGCAATCCCGCTGGCTGAAATCGGCAAGAGAGCTGGACCCCAAGGCCATCGGCTTCCTCGAAGCGCCGAACTACAAGAACGTCCACATGCCGACCGTTCCGGCAATCGATACTCCGCCGAACGCCGTGTACGCGCCGCACCTGTACGGTTTCTGGGACGAGATCCCCGGCCAAGGCGAGCAGGCGCGCGGAGATCTTGCGTCGGCCAACTTCCGATACTCAGTCGTCGAGGCGCACGTGATGGGACTGCCGATGTGGCTCGGCGAGTTCGGGATCGTGCATGACGCGCCGGGCGCGGCCGGGTTCCTGCGCACCGTCTACGATCTCGCCGACGAAGCCTGGGCCGGCACGGCGTACTGGGAGTACTCCCCCGGCAACAGCTACTCGCCGATCGACCGAGACCGCGATCCTCGTGCGACGCTCATCGAGATCGCGCGCCCGTATCCTGTCGCGGTTCCCGAACTCACCGAGTTCCATTTCGATGCAGCGACGGCTGTCTTCGAAGCGACGTGGACCGGGTCCGGCGATGCGGTGTTCGCAGTCCCGCACATGTGGTACCCGGATGGGCCGCAAGTCGACATCGACGGCGGATCTTGGGCCTGGAACCCGACAACGGCCGAGCTGACGGTAACCGGCGGAGCGGGGTTGACGGTGAAGCCGGCGTGA
- a CDS encoding alkaline phosphatase family protein, giving the protein MRRTRVRRTTAAAVFITVIAMMSPSLGSTVRGPERPADQGLQGAGELEAATRAVNGLFANPDPDHDGLRDVQMVATVHGDDYWVIADLDPATVCAPTLFDESTFGGCDAVRFTRSEEGTGYIYDVGFSVGENPLGDQSPQARAALSTIPEEFLKARATDPPGCTPTTDENCRPLDVDGVTYPEAYERLSALFDSPKAPDLVVLQPPGGPDGSKGGHGHLSLLQSRATLLTAGRGARRAPLGETDELNLRIQNTDIAPTISRALGLAPYGAGATGLNGLDDPSALLRRQDGRSLDELLAPTFNTFVVVIDGLEPELVTPDLTPNLWNLSHGGARATTFAGAKARMITETNANHTAMLTGRSPEEDGLVANNFYNRISKQKEAMERPGFIQTKTLFDAIETQKPYLRTAAVLGKEKLRLLFDCTRNSSGACGTNTDNPEGQSVSHVQPDYLLGSSTHPDQVIADPDSHAPGEPASGSGVTLDQFVMKQVIQLQQKEDPDFTFVNLGQVDAFQHLFGSHSAQGLAAVRNADLQIGLLVESLRAAGKWEHSILIATADHSFLSLDATGSAVESKSGSVRVSNPVGGQVTGHRVPLDQLSDASVEAIVSHSGSASVYLKDPNDVAAAAAFAARALALLDSTGGRSVEAAYCRKPSGGCDPIPANWELNTPRIGEVLLTADDQHVFLASRTDSAAALTGQHGGIAAAPVPLIVASGGSYVRNRIVTDTVTTGSIAPTVAWIYGITGTDGTTPFPGSSWSRSLDEKAFFKNPFQAQTDGDIAEPLAKRALLVTFDANNSTDVHCLLSQYDGQEAMDNFCGATSALFSPSRTPVPTLRWLRDRGTLARYGSIVSFPTVTFPNHLVLGTGVHPGHHDLVGNRFYDRANERIESPIDPADPRNPVYFWTERLTSTKVETLHEATHRSRGDWMGPDNIDPLNAWGAYTAAVDEPTVRGADFASLEPDRKLNGEPLFAGHVGRPDELLADTNQECLQAAPEQYGQGSAIDHLGQSQARMLFEDPSHPLPTLTYLNFSLVDEGAHTFGPHTPCALASYHDSDARLARVLAAMADAGVLGETLIIIAGDHSQENQRQMVGGGGFGKAFDAILSDPALRVGYVAADNFLYLRTMDVTSTELVEGQNEVTFTVTDNDTGLPVGGATVEVRNQTGDLLASETTPPADGERHQTVSMPRRVSDAGNDAQDLATDGRPIGDLPTVRNPNYAPSSGTVTLEFAATGPVKVTVTASTFSARTLQLEPS; this is encoded by the coding sequence ATGCGTCGCACCCGTGTTCGCCGCACGACGGCGGCGGCAGTTTTCATCACCGTAATCGCGATGATGAGCCCGAGCCTGGGTTCGACCGTGCGGGGACCCGAGCGCCCGGCCGACCAGGGCTTGCAGGGAGCCGGAGAACTCGAGGCCGCCACGCGCGCGGTCAACGGACTTTTCGCGAACCCCGACCCCGACCACGACGGACTGCGCGATGTACAGATGGTTGCGACGGTCCACGGGGACGACTACTGGGTGATCGCCGACTTGGACCCCGCGACGGTGTGCGCGCCCACGCTGTTCGATGAGTCAACCTTCGGCGGCTGCGACGCCGTCCGGTTCACGCGCAGTGAAGAAGGAACCGGGTACATCTACGATGTCGGCTTCAGCGTGGGAGAGAACCCGCTCGGAGACCAGTCCCCTCAAGCGCGCGCAGCGCTGTCGACGATTCCTGAGGAGTTCCTCAAGGCGCGCGCCACAGACCCGCCGGGTTGCACTCCGACGACCGACGAGAACTGCAGGCCGCTCGACGTGGACGGGGTCACATACCCCGAGGCGTACGAACGGCTCTCCGCGCTGTTTGACTCACCGAAGGCGCCGGATCTGGTCGTGCTCCAGCCACCCGGCGGACCCGACGGATCCAAGGGCGGCCACGGGCACCTGTCGCTACTGCAGTCGCGAGCAACGTTGCTCACCGCCGGACGTGGCGCGCGCCGCGCGCCACTCGGCGAGACCGATGAACTCAACTTGCGAATCCAAAACACCGACATCGCGCCGACCATTTCGCGCGCGCTCGGCCTCGCGCCGTACGGCGCCGGAGCAACCGGACTCAACGGCCTGGACGACCCATCGGCGTTGCTGCGTCGCCAAGACGGGCGCTCGCTCGATGAGTTGCTCGCGCCGACGTTCAACACATTTGTCGTCGTCATCGACGGCCTCGAACCCGAGCTGGTGACACCCGACCTCACACCGAACCTCTGGAATCTGTCTCACGGTGGCGCGCGGGCGACGACCTTCGCGGGCGCAAAGGCCCGCATGATCACCGAGACGAACGCGAACCACACGGCCATGCTGACCGGACGTTCGCCGGAAGAAGACGGGCTCGTCGCCAACAACTTCTACAACCGCATCTCGAAGCAAAAGGAAGCGATGGAGCGTCCCGGATTCATTCAGACCAAGACGCTCTTCGACGCCATCGAAACGCAGAAGCCCTACCTGCGCACCGCGGCGGTGCTCGGAAAAGAGAAGCTGCGCCTGCTGTTCGACTGCACGCGCAATTCGTCGGGGGCTTGCGGAACCAACACCGACAACCCCGAAGGACAGTCGGTCTCACACGTGCAACCCGACTACCTGCTCGGCTCTTCAACGCATCCCGATCAGGTAATCGCCGACCCCGACTCCCACGCTCCGGGTGAGCCCGCGAGCGGCTCAGGCGTCACGCTCGATCAGTTCGTGATGAAGCAAGTTATCCAACTGCAGCAGAAGGAAGACCCCGACTTCACTTTCGTCAATCTTGGTCAGGTGGATGCGTTCCAGCACCTGTTCGGCTCGCACAGCGCGCAAGGACTCGCAGCCGTGCGCAACGCGGATCTTCAGATCGGCCTGCTGGTCGAGTCGCTTCGCGCGGCCGGCAAGTGGGAGCACTCGATTCTGATTGCGACGGCCGACCACTCTTTCCTCAGCCTCGACGCCACCGGCAGCGCAGTCGAAAGCAAGTCGGGCTCGGTGCGCGTTTCGAATCCGGTCGGCGGCCAGGTCACCGGCCACCGAGTCCCGCTCGATCAACTGTCGGACGCGAGCGTCGAAGCAATAGTCAGCCACTCAGGCAGCGCGTCGGTGTACTTGAAGGACCCGAACGACGTTGCGGCCGCCGCCGCATTCGCCGCGCGCGCACTCGCGCTTCTCGACAGTACCGGAGGTCGGTCCGTCGAAGCTGCGTACTGCCGCAAACCGTCGGGCGGATGCGACCCGATCCCTGCGAACTGGGAGCTGAACACGCCTCGGATCGGGGAAGTGCTGCTGACCGCCGACGACCAGCACGTCTTCCTGGCCTCACGCACCGACTCGGCCGCAGCATTGACCGGACAACACGGAGGGATCGCAGCGGCGCCGGTTCCGCTGATCGTGGCGTCGGGCGGATCCTACGTGCGTAACAGGATCGTCACCGACACCGTTACGACAGGAAGCATCGCGCCTACCGTCGCGTGGATCTACGGCATCACCGGCACCGATGGAACGACCCCCTTCCCCGGCAGTTCGTGGAGCCGTTCACTCGACGAGAAGGCGTTCTTCAAGAACCCGTTCCAAGCGCAAACCGACGGTGACATCGCCGAACCACTGGCGAAGCGCGCGCTGTTGGTGACGTTCGATGCGAACAACAGCACCGACGTGCACTGCTTGTTGTCGCAGTACGACGGCCAAGAGGCAATGGACAACTTCTGTGGCGCCACCAGTGCGCTCTTCTCGCCCTCGCGCACGCCGGTTCCCACGCTTCGGTGGCTCCGTGACCGCGGCACGCTCGCGCGCTACGGCAGCATCGTTTCCTTCCCGACGGTGACGTTCCCGAACCACCTGGTGCTCGGCACCGGGGTTCACCCCGGACACCACGACCTCGTCGGCAACCGCTTCTACGACCGGGCCAACGAACGAATCGAAAGCCCTATCGACCCGGCCGATCCGCGAAACCCCGTCTACTTCTGGACTGAGCGGCTAACCTCCACGAAAGTCGAAACGCTGCACGAGGCAACGCACCGTTCGCGCGGAGACTGGATGGGGCCGGACAACATCGATCCCCTGAACGCTTGGGGTGCCTACACCGCAGCCGTTGACGAGCCCACGGTACGCGGCGCCGACTTCGCGTCCCTCGAACCCGACCGCAAGCTCAACGGCGAACCATTGTTCGCCGGCCACGTCGGACGGCCGGACGAGTTGCTTGCCGACACCAACCAGGAGTGTCTACAAGCAGCGCCCGAGCAGTACGGACAGGGCAGCGCGATCGACCACCTCGGACAAAGCCAGGCACGCATGCTCTTCGAGGATCCCTCGCACCCACTGCCGACGCTCACATACCTGAACTTCTCCCTCGTGGACGAAGGGGCACACACGTTTGGCCCGCACACCCCCTGCGCCCTTGCCTCCTACCACGACTCAGACGCGCGTCTGGCGCGCGTCCTGGCCGCCATGGCGGACGCAGGTGTGCTCGGCGAAACGTTGATCATCATTGCCGGGGACCACAGCCAAGAGAACCAGCGCCAGATGGTCGGCGGGGGGGGCTTCGGCAAGGCCTTCGACGCGATCCTTTCCGACCCGGCGCTGCGCGTCGGATACGTCGCCGCGGACAACTTCCTGTACCTGCGCACAATGGACGTTACCTCAACCGAACTTGTCGAAGGGCAGAACGAGGTCACCTTCACGGTCACCGACAACGACACCGGGCTTCCGGTCGGCGGCGCAACGGTCGAGGTTCGCAACCAGACGGGCGACTTGCTCGCGAGCGAAACCACCCCGCCCGCCGACGGCGAACGCCACCAGACGGTTTCGATGCCGCGTCGAGTTTCGGACGCCGGAAACGACGCGCAAGATCTGGCGACCGACGGGCGGCCGATCGGGGACCTGCCGACAGTGCGCAATCCCAACTACGCCCCGTCGTCGGGAACCGTCACCCTGGAGTTCGCAGCAACCGGGCCGGTCAAGGTTACCGTGACGGCCTCGACGTTCTCGGCACGAACGCTGCAACTCGAACCGTCGTAA
- a CDS encoding lactate racemase domain-containing protein: protein MEQQIVFGDRFVTATLPDHTTVVSSGIALPIEPVADLGAEIRSALESPLDTRPLREIARGKRRVTIAFDDPTVPCYVPMWEPALTAILGELEAGGVRRDDVTLVCANALHRQFTHDELAKLIGADLVREFAPRLVCHDAEDRDGIERLGVTPSGYDVEISRRFTDADLSVYLNCSTTRGFSGGWKSICVGLSTFRSIRHHHNPDDMSMSFDRNRMHAMLDEMGVLVTERLGADRIFKVETVLANPLQVARIFGGSVGAARAAVLELNRAHQPARRDLIERKADIVIYGIPDWSPYAAYSVMNPLLTLVSTGLGYLGGMIEALGAPGCTTILATPCPDRWDDRAHGPHHEVWDRVLPQTRDPYAAREAYEAEYASHAGFIHRYRREFSFHPVHAIMALFPLKRLRHTSRVIVAGAEKPELVHRVGFESAATVEEAVARALEIHGSDAEIAFVPYPPAFSRF from the coding sequence ATGGAGCAGCAGATTGTCTTTGGAGATCGGTTCGTCACTGCGACGCTTCCCGATCACACAACCGTTGTCTCGTCGGGGATCGCGCTTCCCATTGAGCCGGTCGCCGATCTCGGGGCGGAGATTCGCTCGGCACTGGAGTCGCCGCTCGACACGCGTCCGCTACGCGAGATCGCGCGCGGCAAGCGACGAGTGACGATCGCCTTCGACGACCCCACGGTGCCGTGCTACGTGCCGATGTGGGAGCCGGCGCTTACGGCGATCCTGGGCGAGTTGGAGGCCGGAGGCGTGCGCCGGGACGACGTGACGCTCGTGTGTGCAAACGCATTGCACCGCCAGTTCACTCACGATGAGTTGGCGAAGTTGATCGGCGCGGACTTGGTGCGCGAGTTCGCACCGCGGCTGGTGTGTCACGATGCCGAGGACCGCGACGGGATCGAGCGACTCGGCGTAACTCCGAGCGGCTACGACGTGGAGATCTCACGTCGGTTCACGGATGCGGATCTCTCCGTCTATCTGAACTGCTCGACGACGCGCGGGTTCTCGGGTGGGTGGAAGTCGATCTGCGTCGGTCTGTCGACGTTCCGCTCGATCCGCCATCACCACAATCCCGACGACATGTCGATGTCGTTCGACCGTAACCGGATGCACGCGATGCTCGACGAGATGGGCGTCCTGGTCACGGAGCGTTTGGGCGCCGACCGGATCTTCAAGGTCGAAACCGTGCTTGCGAACCCACTGCAGGTCGCGCGGATCTTCGGAGGCAGCGTCGGCGCCGCGCGCGCCGCAGTCCTCGAACTCAATCGCGCGCACCAACCCGCGCGCCGTGACCTGATCGAACGCAAGGCCGACATCGTGATTTACGGAATCCCAGACTGGAGCCCGTATGCCGCGTACTCGGTGATGAACCCGTTGCTGACGCTGGTTTCCACAGGCCTTGGTTACCTGGGAGGCATGATCGAAGCACTCGGCGCACCGGGTTGCACGACGATTCTCGCGACGCCGTGTCCGGATCGTTGGGACGATCGCGCGCACGGGCCTCATCACGAAGTCTGGGACCGAGTGCTGCCCCAGACGCGCGACCCGTACGCGGCGCGCGAGGCCTACGAGGCCGAGTACGCCTCGCACGCGGGGTTCATTCACCGGTATCGCCGGGAGTTCAGCTTCCATCCGGTGCACGCGATCATGGCCTTGTTCCCTCTGAAGCGACTGCGGCACACCTCACGCGTGATTGTGGCCGGCGCCGAGAAGCCCGAACTCGTGCATCGCGTGGGTTTCGAGTCGGCGGCGACCGTCGAGGAGGCCGTGGCGCGCGCGCTCGAGATCCACGGCTCCGACGCCGAGATCGCGTTCGTGCCCTACCCGCCGGCCTTCAGCCGGTTCTAA
- a CDS encoding ATP-binding protein yields the protein MRNSFAIRFAATLAGVGIAAAALTALLVNVAFGKRFDGYIDAQRQLRQDQLVIGLADSFRRYGGWNLEDLERVSPVLLADGGTLRLEASDGTVIWQAEDSPLGESMTRVHREMMGTGPLGIEKELLIVGPDGAVVGRAITRLPEAGLLPQDVAFRSAVNRLLFAGGVAAALAALALGAFLSSRATAPARALTRAARALAAGDRSVRIGLESRDEFGQMARAFDMMADTIEEEDQLRRGFAADIAHEVRTPIAILRSQVEALQDGVLESTPEALESLHEEILRLSRLIADLETVASARGAWFSLERTDLELRSALEEAVREFAGPYDAAGVVLTADLEDVEVWADPTRLHQIAANLLSNALKFTPADGMVRLTCGAEGPWAVIRVSDTGQGIPADELPRIFDRFFRGRDVRAGGSGIGLSVVGDLVRAHGGHIRASSEPACGTLFSVYLPRTSSGAGEFFTESLHAGSMLPSVEVPPETPAGSPQPA from the coding sequence ATGCGTAACTCCTTCGCGATTCGTTTCGCGGCAACGCTCGCCGGAGTCGGGATCGCGGCCGCTGCGCTGACGGCGTTGCTCGTCAACGTCGCCTTCGGCAAGCGGTTTGATGGATACATCGATGCGCAGCGTCAGTTGCGCCAGGACCAACTCGTCATCGGGCTGGCCGACTCGTTTCGCCGCTACGGGGGCTGGAACCTGGAGGATCTCGAACGCGTGTCACCGGTTCTGTTGGCCGACGGCGGGACGCTTCGTCTGGAGGCTTCGGACGGTACGGTCATCTGGCAGGCGGAAGACAGTCCGCTTGGTGAGAGCATGACCCGAGTGCATCGCGAGATGATGGGTACCGGGCCGCTGGGTATTGAGAAGGAGTTGTTGATCGTCGGACCCGACGGCGCGGTCGTCGGGCGTGCGATCACGCGTCTGCCGGAGGCCGGACTGCTTCCGCAGGACGTTGCTTTTCGCTCGGCGGTTAACCGGCTGCTGTTCGCGGGCGGGGTGGCCGCCGCGCTCGCCGCGCTGGCGCTAGGGGCGTTTTTGTCGTCCCGCGCCACGGCGCCCGCGCGCGCTCTGACGCGCGCCGCGCGTGCGCTTGCGGCCGGCGACCGTTCGGTTCGCATCGGGTTGGAGTCCCGCGATGAGTTCGGCCAGATGGCGCGCGCGTTCGACATGATGGCCGACACCATCGAAGAGGAAGATCAGCTGCGCCGCGGGTTCGCGGCCGACATCGCGCACGAGGTGCGGACGCCGATTGCGATTCTGCGCTCGCAAGTCGAGGCTCTGCAGGACGGCGTCTTGGAAAGCACACCGGAAGCACTCGAGTCGCTTCACGAGGAGATCCTGCGGCTGTCGCGTCTGATCGCTGATCTCGAGACGGTTGCCTCCGCTCGCGGCGCGTGGTTCTCGCTGGAGCGGACGGACCTGGAACTACGTTCGGCGCTGGAAGAGGCGGTGCGCGAGTTCGCCGGTCCGTACGATGCGGCCGGCGTTGTCCTTACAGCCGACCTCGAAGACGTAGAGGTCTGGGCCGATCCGACGCGGCTACATCAGATCGCGGCCAACCTGCTGTCGAACGCGCTGAAGTTCACTCCCGCCGACGGAATGGTCCGCCTGACCTGCGGTGCGGAGGGGCCGTGGGCCGTCATTCGCGTGAGCGACACGGGTCAGGGGATTCCGGCGGATGAGCTTCCGAGGATTTTCGACAGGTTCTTCAGGGGTCGGGACGTTCGGGCCGGGGGATCCGGCATCGGATTGAGCGTCGTGGGAGACCTCGTGCGCGCGCACGGTGGGCATATCCGAGCATCGAGCGAACCGGCGTGCGGGACTTTGTTCAGTGTGTACCTTCCGCGAACTTCATCCGGCGCTGGGGAGTTCTTCACAGAATCCTTACACGCGGGCTCTATGCTTCCGAGCGTAGAAGTACCCCCTGAAACACCCGCCGGTAGCCCACAACCGGCATAG